ATGGTTCACATAATTAACACAGGCATCAGTtaaagacaagcggaacaagtCGCCGCTCTCATAACCTTTTCCCATAAATGTTCCATACTTAGAAAGTACACACTCATTCAACTCAAACACAAGTATATAGCCATCACGACATAACAGAGAACCACTAATCAAATTCttcatgctgcacgttctttagttGCACGGTCTTTCCTGAAGTAAGCTTCAGATCGATCGTACCAACACCACGTACAGCTGCACGCTCCCCGTTCCCCATCAATAAGGAGGAAGTCCGCCCGACctaataagaagaaaacaaagaaatatcAGCACATATATGAATATTAGCTCATGTATCCACCCACTAATCAAGTgaatgaaaaactaaaagaacTGTAGGTAATAAATTCCCATACCCCGATGTTCCTCCATCAGCTTCAATCATGTTTGCAGATTTCTTCTTGGGCTTCCACTTGCCATCCAGGCAATCCTTAGCATAATACCCAGGCTTGCCACAAGTGAAACAATTTCCctttttcttgtttttctttatCTTCTTAAAAGGTGTTGTGTTCTTTTGTTTGAGTTCTTGCTGGAAtttctttttgtgagaattttgaggaTTTTTCTGCACCACATGGGCACTAGAACCTCCCTCAACAGTTTTCTTGCCACGAACATCTTTTGCTCTCGCCTTCTCTTCAACATCCAAAGAGCCAATGAGGTCGGCAATGTCAAACTCCTGTCTTTTATGTTTCAGAGAAGTAACAAAATCTGTTCAAGCCTGTGGCAACTTTGCAATGATACAGCCTGCCACAAACTTATCTGGCAATACACAACCAAAAATTTTGAGCTTTTTTGCCAGTGTTTGTATCTCATGAGCTTGTTGTACTACCGAACGGTCatcaaccatcttgtagtcatgaaACTGCTTCATGACATacaactcactaccagcatcagaaactccatATTTGGCCTCCAGTGCATCCCACATCTCTTTACCAGTCTGTAGTGGCACATATGCATCCACTATGGAGTCTCCTAGCACGCTCAGAATTGCAGCCTTGAACGTAGTATTAGCATGTTGGAACGCACGCTCCTCCTTAGGAGTATGCGGCCCAACAGCCCTAGGTTCAGTAACAAAATAGCAGTGCATAGCAGTCAACCATCGAATGCACCTCTACCGCCACCTCTTGTAATGAGTTCCCTCAAAAATATTTGGTTTCAGCATACCCACAAAGCCGACTACCGAAAAACGCCTatcaggtttttggattgttagaaatttaggcaatttcagtattaatttaatctagaaaaagaTTAAGAACGTGTTTGTGGCCTCAGAGCCGGTTGCGTTAGTCGACATAGCGCCTGTTggtgtagtcgtcccgctcgatgtaGTGCAGAGAGGTTGCAGTGCCGAACTCCCGCCGCCGTCACGAACGCCGGGAAGAAAATAAAGTCGTAGGTCGTGGATCGATCGAGCAGTCGCATGATCACTCCCCAAAAACCTGATGGCCACCCTCCACCCGAGCAGATGAACTCATAGATGACTCAGTTTCGGATGCCTGCTCTCCCTATTCCTGTGCTCATAGAAACCGGGACGGGAAGCCTTGGATGCTGCAGAAGCAGTGGATGTGTTTGTGCATTGGATCGAGAGAGACAAATGTTGAAACGATCCTTTCTATTTATCTCGCAGCTAGGCAAGCCAAAGGGCGCATGAGCCACCCTCGGAAGGGAAGGAGACACCacgggaggggaggagaggagacCGACGCCAAAGGAGACAACacgggaggggaggagaggagatcGGCGCCAAAGGAGGAGAGGAGACGCACGTTACGGTAAACTCCCGTAACTCTCCTCATAACTTTTCTCATTAGGTCATTAGGGGCAGAAACTCCTGAAACTCTCGTCACTCTTCTCATTATATTTTTCTTATTAGGGGCAGAAACTCCCATCATCACGAGCAGAAACTCCCGTAACTCAAAAACTCCCATAACTCCTGCCCATAATTGATTTGAATGGCAAAACCTTTCATGTCCCGCACCGCGTCAGGGCAGGTGGCGACGTGCTCGTGTGTGGCTCGCCTCATCCCATCTCAACCCACCAGCGTAGATAGACACGGTCCGCACATTTAAGTCGAGTCAACATTCAGTTAAAATCCCGTATAGGACTAAATAATATTGCGCACATTATTTAATTTAGGTCttagaatttatttgatttaattagATAATATATGGGTCTGGCCCACGTTAAATCTAACACCATCGGCCTCAAGAAGGCTTTAAGCTTTCTATATCAACAAGCCTGCAAAACTATGGCTCAAATGATATAAATAGGCATGGAATATAACGTCGCGATAATCCTGTTTCCTCTATTGCTGGTGCAGACAAATTCTTGCTTGGATGACATGCTTGGGATTGAGCTGCTCGAGATTCATTTTCCTTTTGAGCTTAACAGACAACAATCACGCTCAATTCAGTTGACCAACGATACGGATCATTACATTGCATTCATGACGATCTCAGCAGAATGGAGCTCATTTATCTACAGCTTGCAACCAGACAAGGGAATTGTTCCAGCACGATCCATGTATAGTGTCACCATAACGTTGCAGGCGCAGGAGGAGGAACCTGGAAGTGCAATGTATACACACTGGGATGATGACTTCACTGTGCTGAGTACTAGAGTGGACGGGGACGTCACAGTCGGGGATATAAGCGAAGACATGTTCAATGAAGAGGAGGGTAAAGTCGTTGATAAGGTGAGTGTGACGGTCATTTTGGGCACGCAGTAATTACCGGAAGGAATCTCCAAAACTTGCGTGCAAAGACATATAAGGCGAACGCATTTATTATGTGTGGAATTATATTAAGAGGGCATTCATAGGAACTCCATTTCAGATCAGAGATTTGCTCATTGTTTCCTCTACTTTGCAACGCAAAGGGCCTACGTACAATTTATACTGTATCTAATAGGTATGCAGAGCGTGCTTGCAGGTTTACTTTGTGCTTCTTGTTTCATGTCCAagtttgtttcttttcttttcatcccGAACATTTATCACCATAAAATAAAATGGATATTGTAAGGCAACAGCTAGACGAAGTGTTATTTGTATCATCGTACAAAATTAATAAGGAGAGAACAGTTTCGACATTatatattctgtagccactttgaattacaataattactatgttaatttacgaaattatagtaactcattactaagtggtttactataacgttatggtaaatatcgccatgtgttatagtaacccaactgtcgtaaatatgtattgacattatcgtaaattagtatataaaattatcgtaaatggaggtggccgcagaataacttattttgtagttgACTACTGAATATACTTTCCTagaactactactctatagctggctatagaataactttttctgtagccactttgaattacaataattactatgttaatttacgaaattatagtaactcattactaagtggtttattataacgttatggtaaatatcgccatatgttatagtaatccaacagtcgtaaatatgtattgacattatcgtaaattagtatataaaattatcgtaaatagaggtggctacagaataacttattttgtagctgactactgaatatacactatatatatatatatatatatatatatatatatatatatatatatatatatatatatatatatatatatatatatatatatatatatatatatatatataccattaATCATATCCTAAGTCCATTGGATCAGAGGAGGGGTGTTT
The sequence above is drawn from the Miscanthus floridulus cultivar M001 chromosome 15, ASM1932011v1, whole genome shotgun sequence genome and encodes:
- the LOC136507006 gene encoding vesicle-associated protein 3-1-like, yielding MEYNVAIILFPLLLVQTNSCLDDMLGIELLEIHFPFELNRQQSRSIQLTNDTDHYIAFMTISAEWSSFIYSLQPDKGIVPARSMYSVTITLQAQEEEPGSAMYTHWDDDFTVLSTRVDGDVTVGDISEDMFNEEEGKVVDKVSVTVILGTQ